The sequence GGTTTCCCCGAGAAAAGACCGTATTCGTGAGTGGTATCGGCTGTTCTAGCCGTTTCCCCTACTACATGAACACCTACGGCTTTCACACCATCCACGGCCGGGCACCCGCCGTGGCGATGGGCATCAAGGCCGCGAATCCAGAACTCAGCGTTTGGATCATCACTGGCGACGGCGACGGCTTGAGCATTGGCGGCAACCATTTGATGCACTGCTTGCGCCGCAACGCGGACGTCAACCTGATCATGTTCAACAACCGCATCTACGGTCTGACCAAGGGGCAGTACTCCCCCACCAGCGAGGCCGGCAAGATCACCAAGAGTTCGCCCACGGGCTCCGTGGACTTCCCGGTGGACCCCGCGACCTTCGCCATCGGCTGCTCAGCGAGCTTCGTCGCGCGCTCGATTGACGTGGACGCGCCGCACTTGGCCGAAATGCTCAAGCGCTCCGCCAAGCATGCTGGCGCATCCTTCACTGAGGTGTACCAAAACTGCAACGTGTTCAATGACGGCGCCTTCGACGCGTTTCGAGAGAAGGCAAACCGCGACGACACGACCATTCGCGTCGAACACGGCAAGCCGCTGCTGTTCGGCAAGGAGCGCAACAAGGGCCTCGTGATCGATGCTCGTACCCTCGGCCTGAAGGTGGTGACCCTGGGTCAGGGCGCGAGCGAAGCCGACGTGCTGCTGCACGACGAGACGAACCCGACCTTGGCCTACATGCTCGCGCGCATGCCCTTCCCCGAGTTCCCAGTGGCCCTCGGGGTGCTGTACGAGGTTCACAAGCCCACCTACGACTCGACCCTGATGTACCAGCGCGAGGCAGCAGAGAAGAAGAACGGCCGCGGAGATCTCGCCGCCCTGCTTCGCTCAGGGAACACCTGGACAGTGCGCTGATTCCCGCCCCGCTGGCGATCGGAGGCCGACCCACTCTCGGTACACCGCTGCGTTTTCGCCGGTTTCCGCAGCCGTGGGTGGAAAGCGGCGGCGAGCTCGGCGGACGAGGCAAATGACAGTGGCACGGCGGGCAGGCCTCTGATAAACCCCCGCCCGCTATGGGAACACCTCAAGATCCGCGCGCCCGCCGTCGCGAGCGCAAGCGCCGTGCAAAGAAGAACATGGAGTGGGAGCTCAAGCGCGCAGCGCAAAACGCTGAAGACGCCAAGCCCAAGGGTCCGGCGAAGACCGCCACCTGAGCTGAGCATCCCGGCCGCCTCGGAAGGGGAAGCGCGGAAGGGATTGGGAAATCCCCTCCCTCTCGACTTCCGTCCTTCCTACCTTCCTGTGCCTTCTTCTTTCCGAGAGTCGTGCGCTAGAGCGTGAACCGCTGACAGCGCATCTTGGCCAGCGCTGGTCGCCTGTTCGAGCGAGGCGACGACTTCCGCACGCCCGCCAAGGCGCGCGAGTTCCGCTTGCCAGCTTCGATACTCCAGCAGACGCAGTCCCCATTGCGCCGCCTTCGCGTCGCGTCGCGGTAGGAGCTTCCCATCCTGCTCCAACATCCGTCGATGGGCGTCGAGGGAGTCGAGCAATGCGTCGATGCCGGTGTCCTCGGTCGCGCTGGCGAGGAGCACGCCGTCAGGGTCGTGGCCTTTGTCTGCCACGCGCAGAGCGGACTTGAGTTCGCTGGCGGCGCGAGTGGCCACGGCGCCAAGATCCGACTTGTTCACCACGAAGCGATCCGGGATTTCCACGATCCCTGATTTGATGAACTGCAAGATGTCGCCGGAAGCGGGTTGAATCACCAGCAGCACCGTATCCGTCACGTGCTCGATGTCCGTCTCGCTCTGCCCAACGCCGGTCGTCTCGACGATGACCACGTCGTAGGCAGCGCCGAGCACGTCCACGGCCGCGCCCGCCGCCCGCGACAGCCCACCGAGGCTGCCGCCGCTCGCCATGCTGCGGACGAACACGTCGGGGTCGTCCACGTCCAGCACCATGCGCGCGCGGTCGCCCAGCAGCGCTCCGCCGCTGCGCGGGCTGCTAGGGTCGATGGCCAGCACTCCCACGCTGCGGCCGCGGCGGCGGTAGCCGGACACCATGCGGCTGAGCAGCGAGCTCTTGCCGGCTCCCGGTGGCCCAGTGACGCCCACGCGGTGGCCTTTGCTCCGCGCCACGGCGTGAAGCTCCGCCAGTAGCGCTCGCGCCTCGGCTTCCACCGGAGCGCGCGTGTCCTCGACCAAGGAAAGCGCACGCGCCACGGCGGCGAGTTCCCGTCTCAGCACGCGGCGAGCAAGGTCTGTCGGGGTGCCACGCGAGCTCACGCGCGGGCTTGCTCCATTACCTGAACCAACCGCTCCAGGATCTGCCCGATGCGGAAATCCTTGGGCGTGAAGATCTCCTTCACGCCAGCTTCACGCAAGGGCGCGACGTCGGCATCGGGAATGATGCCACCTACCACGACGGGAATGTCCCCGGCTCCACGAGCCCGTAGCGCCGCCAGCGTGTCGCGCACCAGTTCCAGGTGAGCTCCGCTCAGAATGCTCAAGCCGATCAGGTGCGCGCCCTCTTCGGCGGCAGCGCGTGCGATCGCATCCGGGGAACTGCGAATGCCCTCGTACACCACCTCGAAACCGGCATCTCGCGCGCGTAGGGCGATCTGCTCCGCGCCGTTGGAGTGGCCATCGAGGCCGGGCTTACCAACGAGCAACTTGGGCCGCCGACCCATGCGCGACGCGAGCGCCGTCACACGCTCCCGCAAGCTGTCATAGCTGGGCAGTGCCGCTGCCGGCGACCCGCGACCGAGCCCCGTGGGCGCGCGGTACTCACCAAAGACATCGCGCAAGGCCTGCCCCCACTCGCCCGTGGTGACTCCCGCCGTGGCCGCTGCCATGGACGGCGGCACCAGATTGTCACCGGCCTCGGCGGCGCGACGCAGTGCCTCGAGGGAGCGGCCGACCGCCGACGCGTCGCGCTGGGCCCTGAACCGGCTCAAGCTCCGCTGCTGGTCGGCCTCTGCCTGAGGATCCACGCGCAGGATCGCGCCTGCACCGCCATCGGAGAGCAGCGGACTCTCCGCGGATTCGCTGAAGCGGTTCACGCCCACCACGACCTGCTCGCCGGCCTCGATGCGAGCGAGCCGCGCGGCGTTCTCGCGCACGAGCGCTTCTTTGATGGCCCCGCTCTCCACTGCAGCGATGGCGCCGCCCCCTGCCAGCACGCGCTCCACCTCAGCCCATGCCTCCTCGCTGATGGCGCGAGTCTTTCGTGCGATCACCGGCGACCCATCGAACAGGTCGGGATACTCGAGCAAGTCGGTTTCGAAGGCGAGGATCTGCTGCGCGCGAAGAGACAGCTGCTGGTCCCAGGGACGCGGCAACCCCAACGCTTCGTTCCAAGCGGGCAACTGGATCGCCCTCGCGCGAGCGGCCTTGCTCAGCGTGACGCCCAACATCTCGAGCACGATGCGCGCGATGTTGTTTTCGGGCTGTGCCTCGGTGAGGCCCAAGGAGTTGACCTGCACGCCGTAGCGCAGGCGCCGCGCGCGGTCGTCGGTGATGCCATAGCGCTCTTTGCCCAAGCGATCCCAGAGCTCCGTCATCGCCCTGAGCTTGCAGGCCTCTTCGACGAAGCGGATGCCCGAGTTCACGAAGAAGGAAAGACGCTGGTAGACCCGTGTCAGCCCCTCGGTGTCGATGCCTCGCTCCTTGATCGTGTCGAGTACCGTGATCGCGGTACAGAGCGCGTAGGCCACCTCCTGCGACGCCGTCGCCCCCGCCTCTTGCAGATGATAGCTGCAGATGTTGATCGGGTTGAACTCCGGCGCGTGCTCCACCGTGTATTGGATCAGATCCGCCGTCAGCCGCAGGCTGGGCCGCGGGGGGAATACGTAGGTGCCGCGCGAAAGATACTCCTTGATGATGTCGTTCTGGGTCGTGCCGCGCAGTGACGCCACCGCTGCGCCTTGTTCCTGCGCGCAGACGGCATAGAGCGCGAACAGCCACACCGCCGTGGCATTGATGGTCATGGACGTGTTCATCGCGCCCAGATCCAAGCCTGCAAATAGCTCGCGCACGTCGCCCAAATGGCTCACGGGCACTCCGGTGCGCCCTACTTCTCCCCGCGCGAGTGCGTGGTCGGCGTCGTAGCCCGTCTGCGTTGGCAGGTCGAAGGCGACGGATAGGCCGGTCTGGCCTCGAGCCAAGTTCTCTCGGTACAGGGCATTCGACGCCTTGGGCGTCGAGTGTCCCGAGTACGTGCGCATGATCCAGGGACGGTCTCGCTCTGTCACGTGGCGAATCCTTGCGCCGCAGCGCGCTCAGTGCAATCAAAACGGGGTGGATCGTCGTGGGCCCTATCGCCAGCCCAGTCACGCGCCCGATGCCCCGGGGCGCTGCCCGATGTGCCTCGCGTCGATTTCGGGAGAGCCACGCCAGTGCCCGCACTGCGCCGCCCCCATCGCGACCTTGCGTTGTAGCAGCTGTTTCCACATGAACCTGCCCTCCGCAGCGCTTTGCACGGGCTGCGGCTACGAGCTGGGCCTGGAACCCCTGGGCACTCCCGACGGGCTCAGCTGCCCCGACTGCCGGCAGCATTTCCAGCTCTTCAGCGGGGACGGCGGACTATTGCGAGACTGCGAGCACTGCGGCGGACAGTTCGTCGAGCACGCCCTGCTCAAGGCGCTGCTCGAGCGCCGCGAGGCCTACGGCAGTCACGCGCCGCGGCCGCCGCGCTTCAATCCCCTGGACAATCCGGTGCGCTACGTCGCGTGTCCCGTGTGCCGCGATGTCATGTCGCGACGCAACTTCGGACGAAACAGCGGCGTGATCGTGGACGTGTGTGCACGCCACGGGACGTGGTTCGACGCCGGAGAGCTGCCTCGCGTACTCGCCTTCGTCGAGGCAGGCGGCCTCGACTTCGCGCGGCGGCGTGAGGCGGAGGAACGACGTCAGCGGCAGAACGACGAACGCGTCCGCCGCGTGGAACGTTCCCTCGCACCCCTCAGCGGGCCCGGCACGACCCCTCAAATGTTCAAGACCCGCGCGGCAGCGGACTTGTCCGAGGCCGGCGGCCTGCTGCTCGACTTCGTGTCCACGCTACTGCGCTGATCCCAAGAGTTGACGCCCATCAAGATCAGGGCCGGCTCCGCGGCGAAGGATCCCTGTCGGAGGTGGCCCAATGCGCGTTGCGATCGTGGGAGCGGACTTCGAAGAAAACCTAGGCGTCGGGATGATCGCGGCGGTTGCGGCAGAAGCGGGCCACGACGTGCGCGTGGTCCCCTACAACTCCCCTGCCGACCGCGGGCGCGTCAGCACCCTGCTAGCCGAGGATGCCCCGGACTTGATCGGGCTCAGCATGCAGTTCCAGCATCGAGGTCACGATTTTCTGTCCTTGGCTCGCGCGCTGCGCAGGCAGGGCTACGACGGGCACATCACCGCTGGCGGGCAGTTCGCGAGCTTGGCCGCGGAAGAAGTGCTGGCGCGCGCGCATGGCGTGAACAGCATCGTGCTGCACGATGGCGAGGACACGTTTCCGGAGCTCCTCGCAGCACTGGAGCAAGACGCGCCCCTCGACAGCATTCCCGGGCTGGCCTTCAGTCGTGACGGTCAGGTCGTCCGCGGTCCGGGCCGTGGGCTCGACAAGGACCTCGACCGCTTTCCCTTCCCTCGTCGCTATCGAACACCGTCGCGACACGCCGGCGTCCCCTTCTTTCCGATCATGGGCTCGCGTGGCTGTTGGGGCAGCTGCAGCTACTGCTCCATCACTTCTTTCTATCGGCAGGCAAAGCGCGAGGGCGGTGGCCCCACCCTGCGCTTTCGATCCCCCGAGAACGTCGCACGCGAAATGGCAATGCTTCACCACGCCGTGGGCGAAGCGTGCGTCTTTTGTTTTCACGACGACAATTTCCTCCTGCCGCGCCCCGAGGATTCCCTCGCCCGCATCGAAGCCATCTGCCAACACTTGGAAGCCCAGGGCGTGGAGAAGGCTGGCTTCATCGGAAAGTGCCGGCCGGAGACCCTGACCCCGCCCCTCGCCCGGCGTCTGCGTGAGCTCGGGGTCGTCCGACTCTACGTGGGAGTCGAGAACGTGGCCGAAGCGGGCGCGCGGCACCTCAATCGAGGCACGCAGCACCGAGCCGTGGCGGCGGCCCTGGACGCCTGCGAAGCAGCGGGGATCTTCGCTTGCTACAACTTGCTCATCTTCGAGCCCGAAGCGACCATCGACGATCTGCAGCAGAACATCGCGTTCATGCGCGCTCACGCGAACCATCCGGTGAATTTCTGTCGCGCCGAGCCCTACTACGGAACGCCGCTGCAGCTTGGTCTCGCCCGTGAAGGTCAGCTTGGAGGCAGCTACCTGGGCTGGAACTACCGCATCGCAGACGACGACACGGAGTTGGCGTTTCGCATTGCTTCCACGGTCTTCCGCGAGCGGAACTTCCGTTGCGACGGCGTGGCAAATCGCGTCATGGGCGTCGGCTACGCAGCCAAGCTAGTCGAGCATTTCCGGCCAGAGGTCGCGGAGCGCGCCAGTCACTTGCGCGAACGTGGGGCGTCCTTGACGCGCGCCATCACTCTCGACACGGCGCGGTACCTGGAACGCGTTTTGGAGATCGCTCAGTCGCCGCGCGCGACGCCCGAGGACGTCGACCGGGTCGAACGCCAGACCGCGCTCCTGGGCCTGGAAATCGCAGAGTCGGATCGCCTCTGGCAACACGAACTCGACGAGTTCTACGCCGACGTGGAAGTCGCGGCGCGGCGCGCGCGTCCAGCGCCAGCCCGCGTCACGGCGCGCAAGTTGGCCAACTTGCGCGTGCAGATCGCCCTCGGCGCGACGCTCGCACTTTCCTCGGTCGGCTGCGGCGGCGACAGCAAGGACGACGGCTACGTCGCCGATCCCCTACCCCAGGACAGTGGCGTGGATAGCGACGCGGACTCGATGGTCGCCGATCCCGTGCCCTTCGACGCGGGGATGGACGTCGATCCCGACAGCTTCGTCGCCGATCCACTTCCCGACGACGGGGGCGTCGATGCCGAGCCCGACGGCTTCGTGGCGGATCCGCCGCCACCCGATGCCGGAATGTCCCTCAACGAGACGTCTCCCACGCGTTCGCGCCGTCTCGATCTGATCGATCAATGGACGGAAACCACCGCACGGCGCGCGGTGCGCAGCCGCGATCTACCCCTGTTCGACCCGCCAGAGATCGAGCTGGCCGCGCGCGAGCGCGGCGGAGTCGTGGAGGTGGAGCTTCGTGGCGCGCCGCCCGGCGCCACCACGCGTTGGGAAGCGGCGGGTCATGTACGAGGTGACGCGCAGGGAGCGCGCTGGACGCCGGATTCCGCAGCTGGAGACGCATTGCGCGTCGCCGTGCGCAGCAGCGGCGGCGTATCCTTCGCCTCTCTGCGTTTGCGCGACGTGAAGCGCGACACCTCGGCCTAAGCAGCGCGAGCTGCCGTGTGGCTCAGCCGGGCAGCTCGTGCTCGCCCAGCGGGAACAAGCGGAAATCGGGCCCGAGCTGCTCGTAGAAGCACCACACGTAGGCGCGACCGAACACGATCACCGGCAGCAGCAGCACCGTCCCGATGAAGGGGAGGCCCGCGATGCAGCAGGTCAGGCACGTCGCCAGCATCGCCACTACCCCCGAGGCGACGGCAACCGCGATGCGAAGCAGGTAGAAGGCGATCAAGGTCGCGACCTGGCCAGAGAGCGCCGCCCTGACCCGCGACGCCGCCGCACGCCAATCCGGGCCGTCCAGGTACATCGTGGGAACCACGAAATCCTCGAGCAAGGCGGCGAGCACCGCCAAGGGCAGGTCGAGCAGCAAGATGCCGACACCGACGCCCGCGCCGATCATCAGCCGGCTGCCGACGATCCCAGCCGCGAGATCTGGCCAGGCCAACCACAGGAACAATCCCACCGCCGAGAGCACCAAGGCGAGGGAGATCATCGACAGCGCCAGGCGCACGCGAAACAGGGCGCTGCCATGTTCGCTGAAGCGGCGCCACGGCTCCTCCACTAGCGCGCGCTCATGGACCACGTTGTCGAGGAAGACGAACTTGCCGCGACTGCTCACCCACAGCAGCAAGACCCCAATGCCAACGCCGACGACGAGCACCACGACACCCACCGTCACGATCAGCGCCAGATTGTCGCGAACGAAGTCCACGATCTGGCTCGACCCACCTCCCCGGCGGCCGCTGGTGTCCGGAACATTGGGCATGCTGGCACCCCCTTCGCCCAGGCTGGCGATCCAGGCGCTGAAGCCCAAGGTGATCCAGCGGCTGAAGTCGAAGGGAAACAGCAAGCGGCGGGTGCGGTCGTAGGCGGCGCGCAGCGGAGCCGTCAGATCCAGCCCGCTGGCGGGGGGCGGGGCCATCGACCCGAACTCGAAGGGAGCGCCGTGCACGCCGCATCATTGCACGGCCGCGGCGCACCGCTGAAGTCCTGCGAGACCCGCCTCTTTTGTTGGCCAAGGCCCTCGCAGAGGGGCGATGGCCCTCGACACCAGGGCCCTGGGTGCGCAAATTTGCGGCTCGACCCCATGGCATCCAACCCTGGCAACGGCTCACCGGACATCGACCGCGAAGGCGACTTGGCGGTCCAGGAGCGGCAGAAGGCGCGACGTGCTCCCCGCTACCAGGTCGTGTTCCACAACGACGACTACACGACCATGGAGTTCGTGATCGACGTGCTGATGCAGTTCTTCCACCTGAGTGAAACCAGCGCGACCAAGGTGATGCTCGAGGTGCATCACAAGGGCTACGGCGTGGTGGGCGTTTTCACCCGCGACATCGCCGAAACCAAGGCGGACCAGGTAATGGCCTACGCCAAGGAAAATGGTCACCCGCTACGAGTCACCGCAGAACCTGCGGATGACGAGGACGACGAATGAAAGTCAGTGCTGAAGTCGAAATCGCGTGCTCCCTGGCACTTCGGGAGGCAGCGCGTCGTGGCCACGACATGATGACGGTGGAGCACCTGCTCTACGCCCTGCTGCACGACGATGCCACCGCGAAGGTCGTGCGAAAGTCCGGCGGCAACTTGACCAAGCTCCGAGCGGCGCTCGAGAAGTTTCTCGACGAAGAGTTCCCCACGGTTCCCGAGGAACTGTCCGCGAGCCCAACGCCGAGTCGGGGCTTCCAGCGCGTGCTGCAGCGTGCCGCCATCCACGTCGAATCGAGCGGCAAAGAGGAACTGCGCGGCCAGAACGTGCTCGTGGCGATCTTCGCAGAAGCCGACTCACCCGCCGTGCAGCTCTTGGCCGAACACGGCGTGACCCGCTACGACGTCGTGGCGTACATCTCCCACGGCGTCGAGAAGGGTGCCGAAGAGGGAGAGACTGTCGGCGACGAAGCCGGGGAGGACGAGGCTGAAACCGAGCAAAGCCCCCTCGAGAAGTTTGCCAGTCATCTGAACGAGCGCGCCCGGGCAGGCGAGATCGATCCCCTGGTGGGCCGCGAAAAGGAGATTCGTCGCGCCATCCAGGTCCTCGCC is a genomic window of Polyangiaceae bacterium containing:
- a CDS encoding 2-oxoacid:ferredoxin oxidoreductase subunit beta; the protein is MSNVVPAPKLTKKDFESDQDVRWCPGCGDYSILANVQRIMPELGFPREKTVFVSGIGCSSRFPYYMNTYGFHTIHGRAPAVAMGIKAANPELSVWIITGDGDGLSIGGNHLMHCLRRNADVNLIMFNNRIYGLTKGQYSPTSEAGKITKSSPTGSVDFPVDPATFAIGCSASFVARSIDVDAPHLAEMLKRSAKHAGASFTEVYQNCNVFNDGAFDAFREKANRDDTTIRVEHGKPLLFGKERNKGLVIDARTLGLKVVTLGQGASEADVLLHDETNPTLAYMLARMPFPEFPVALGVLYEVHKPTYDSTLMYQREAAEKKNGRGDLAALLRSGNTWTVR
- a CDS encoding radical SAM protein; this encodes MRVAIVGADFEENLGVGMIAAVAAEAGHDVRVVPYNSPADRGRVSTLLAEDAPDLIGLSMQFQHRGHDFLSLARALRRQGYDGHITAGGQFASLAAEEVLARAHGVNSIVLHDGEDTFPELLAALEQDAPLDSIPGLAFSRDGQVVRGPGRGLDKDLDRFPFPRRYRTPSRHAGVPFFPIMGSRGCWGSCSYCSITSFYRQAKREGGGPTLRFRSPENVAREMAMLHHAVGEACVFCFHDDNFLLPRPEDSLARIEAICQHLEAQGVEKAGFIGKCRPETLTPPLARRLRELGVVRLYVGVENVAEAGARHLNRGTQHRAVAAALDACEAAGIFACYNLLIFEPEATIDDLQQNIAFMRAHANHPVNFCRAEPYYGTPLQLGLAREGQLGGSYLGWNYRIADDDTELAFRIASTVFRERNFRCDGVANRVMGVGYAAKLVEHFRPEVAERASHLRERGASLTRAITLDTARYLERVLEIAQSPRATPEDVDRVERQTALLGLEIAESDRLWQHELDEFYADVEVAARRARPAPARVTARKLANLRVQIALGATLALSSVGCGGDSKDDGYVADPLPQDSGVDSDADSMVADPVPFDAGMDVDPDSFVADPLPDDGGVDAEPDGFVADPPPPDAGMSLNETSPTRSRRLDLIDQWTETTARRAVRSRDLPLFDPPEIELAARERGGVVEVELRGAPPGATTRWEAAGHVRGDAQGARWTPDSAAGDALRVAVRSSGGVSFASLRLRDVKRDTSA
- a CDS encoding protein meaA, translating into MTERDRPWIMRTYSGHSTPKASNALYRENLARGQTGLSVAFDLPTQTGYDADHALARGEVGRTGVPVSHLGDVRELFAGLDLGAMNTSMTINATAVWLFALYAVCAQEQGAAVASLRGTTQNDIIKEYLSRGTYVFPPRPSLRLTADLIQYTVEHAPEFNPINICSYHLQEAGATASQEVAYALCTAITVLDTIKERGIDTEGLTRVYQRLSFFVNSGIRFVEEACKLRAMTELWDRLGKERYGITDDRARRLRYGVQVNSLGLTEAQPENNIARIVLEMLGVTLSKAARARAIQLPAWNEALGLPRPWDQQLSLRAQQILAFETDLLEYPDLFDGSPVIARKTRAISEEAWAEVERVLAGGGAIAAVESGAIKEALVRENAARLARIEAGEQVVVGVNRFSESAESPLLSDGGAGAILRVDPQAEADQQRSLSRFRAQRDASAVGRSLEALRRAAEAGDNLVPPSMAAATAGVTTGEWGQALRDVFGEYRAPTGLGRGSPAAALPSYDSLRERVTALASRMGRRPKLLVGKPGLDGHSNGAEQIALRARDAGFEVVYEGIRSSPDAIARAAAEEGAHLIGLSILSGAHLELVRDTLAALRARGAGDIPVVVGGIIPDADVAPLREAGVKEIFTPKDFRIGQILERLVQVMEQARA
- the clpS gene encoding ATP-dependent Clp protease adapter ClpS, producing MASNPGNGSPDIDREGDLAVQERQKARRAPRYQVVFHNDDYTTMEFVIDVLMQFFHLSETSATKVMLEVHHKGYGVVGVFTRDIAETKADQVMAYAKENGHPLRVTAEPADDEDDE
- a CDS encoding zf-TFIIB domain-containing protein, which gives rise to MNLPSAALCTGCGYELGLEPLGTPDGLSCPDCRQHFQLFSGDGGLLRDCEHCGGQFVEHALLKALLERREAYGSHAPRPPRFNPLDNPVRYVACPVCRDVMSRRNFGRNSGVIVDVCARHGTWFDAGELPRVLAFVEAGGLDFARRREAEERRQRQNDERVRRVERSLAPLSGPGTTPQMFKTRAAADLSEAGGLLLDFVSTLLR
- the meaB gene encoding methylmalonyl Co-A mutase-associated GTPase MeaB, with amino-acid sequence MLRRELAAVARALSLVEDTRAPVEAEARALLAELHAVARSKGHRVGVTGPPGAGKSSLLSRMVSGYRRRGRSVGVLAIDPSSPRSGGALLGDRARMVLDVDDPDVFVRSMASGGSLGGLSRAAGAAVDVLGAAYDVVIVETTGVGQSETDIEHVTDTVLLVIQPASGDILQFIKSGIVEIPDRFVVNKSDLGAVATRAASELKSALRVADKGHDPDGVLLASATEDTGIDALLDSLDAHRRMLEQDGKLLPRRDAKAAQWGLRLLEYRSWQAELARLGGRAEVVASLEQATSAGQDALSAVHALAHDSRKEEGTGR